One region of Carya illinoinensis cultivar Pawnee chromosome 8, C.illinoinensisPawnee_v1, whole genome shotgun sequence genomic DNA includes:
- the LOC122318750 gene encoding bark storage protein A-like, with protein sequence MAALKICSVIVFAVVLLNAPETNGALSSRTWRKIYKANRNGPYLGLVIPNLFEMNPLLQSPSFTSSNLTLDFDGRRFRFGTIGEKKVILAMTGLGMINAGITTQLLLSLFKIEGVVHYGIAGNANPSLNIGDVTIPRYWLHAGLWSWQRYGQGPEDELALESNGDYTRKYGYLKFANYTANVTHVSSYDNLLNNIWYQPEEVFPVDGTPEERQHAFWVAVDSHYFNISKKLEVLKLESCINSTTCLSETPKVTTVKRGTSASIYLDNAAYRSFIYNKFKVSPVDMESASVALICLQQKVPFIIIRALSDLAGGGSAQSNEASTFTSLAANNSVKVVVEFIKLL encoded by the exons ATGGCAGCTTTGAAAATTTGTAGCGTAATTGTTTTTGCTGTCGTGCTGCTCAACGCGCCAGAAACAAATGGGGCATTATCATCAAGGACATGGAGAAAGATCTATAAGGCCAACAGAAATGGACCTTACTTGGGGCTGGTGATTCCTAACCTATTCGAAATGAATCCTCTTCTTCAATCGCCAAGCTTCACGTCCAGTAATTTAACATTAGATTTTGATG GTAGGAGATTTCGGTTTGGAACGATTGGCGAAAAGAAAGTCATACTAGCCATGACAGGACTTGGCATG ATAAATGCAGGGATAACTACACAGCTTTTGTTGAGCCTTTTCAAGATAGAGGGAGTAGTGCATTACGGCATAGCTGGAAATGCGAACCCATCCCTCAATATCGGAGATGTCACCATTCCTCGGTATTGGTTGCACGCCGGTCTTTGGAGTTGGCAG AGGTACGGACAAGGGCCTGAAGATGAGCTAGCCCTGGAGTCAAATGGAGACTACACAAGGAAATATGGGTACTTAAAATTTGCAAACTATACCGCAAATGTCACACATGTTAGCTCATACGACAACCTCTTGAACAATATTTGGTATCAACCCGAGGAAGTTTTCCCCGTTGATGGGACTCCTGAGGAGAGGCAGCATGCCTTTTGGGTCGCCGTTGATTCCCACTACTTCAATATCTCCAAAAAGCTTGAG GTTCTGAAACTAGAAAGTTGCATTAACTCAACAACATGTTTGTCGGAGACACCGAAAGTAACGACAGTGAAAAGAGGAACAAGTGCCAGCATTTATCTGGACAATGCAGCATACCGGAGCTTCATATACAACAAATTCAAAGTAAGTCCGGTGGACATGGAAAGTGCGTCCGTGGCACTCATATGTCTTCAACAAAAGGTGCCTTTCATTATTATCAGGGCTCTCTCAGACTTGGCCGGTGGGGGCTCTGCCCAATCAAATGAGGCCAGCACTTTTACCTCTCTTGCCGCAAATAATTCAGTGAAGGTAGTTGTGGAATTTATCAAACTGTTGTAA
- the LOC122318800 gene encoding tocopherol cyclase, chloroplastic, which yields METKANFFYESHLFTPNSGIPSIILKSSVKFAQSTKLSSLGTQGSSVKPGFRTSQCVLASNSMSRDLSYESSSTVQRDIQKESTGSVSPVYVPTPPNRELRTPHSGYHFDGSTRKFFEGWYFKVSIPERRQSFCFMYSVENPAFPKKLTALEVAQHGPRFTGVGAQILGANDKYICQYSEESQYFWGSRHELIIGNTFVGETESKPPYKEVPPQEFNKRVLEGFQVSPLWHQGFIRDDGRSNYVDTVKTARWEYSTRPIYGWGNVGSKQKSTAGWLAAFPVFEPHWQICMAGGLSTGWIEWDGERFEFQNAPSYSEKNWGGAFPRKWFWVQCNVFEGATGEVALTAAGGLRQLPGLTENFENAALVGVHYNGIFYEFVPWNGVVNWEIAPWGHWYVAAENQRHKVELEATTEDPGTTLRAPTAEAGLAPACKDSCFGVLRLQLWEKRYDGSKGKIILDVTSNMAAVEVGGGPWFNAWKGETSMPELLSQAIGVPVDLEGIFNYVPFFKPPGL from the exons ATGGAAACAAAGGCGAATTTCTTCTATGAATCTCACCTTTTCACTCCGAACTCGGGGATTCCATCGATAATCCTTAAATCCAGTGTCAAGTTTGCTCAGTCTACAAAACTCAGCTCGTTAGGGACCCAAGGGAGCTCTGTTAAGCCAGGGTTCCGGACAAGTCAGTGCGTGCTTGCTTCCAATTCAATGTCGAGGGACCTATCTTACGAGTCTTCTTCAACTGTTCAAAGAGATATACAGAAAGAGAGTACCGGTTCTGTCAGTCCCGTCTACGTGCCGACGCCTCCGAATCGGGAGCTTCGAACTCCTCACAGCGG GTACCATTTTGATGGAAGTACTAGGAAATTTTTTGAGGGTTGGTACTTCAAGGTCTCAATTCCTGAACGGAGGCAGAGTTTCTGTTTCATGTATTCTGTGGAAAACCCTGCCTTTCCAAAGAAACTAACAGCATTGGAAGTGGCACAGCATGGACCCAGATTTACCGGAGTTGGGGCTCAAATTCTGGGTGCAAATGACAAGTATATTTGCCAATACTCAGAAGAATCTCAGTACTTTTGGGGAA GCAGACATGAACTAATAATAGGGAATACTTTTGTTGGCGAAACAGAATCGAAGCCTCCATACAAGGAGGTCCCTCCTCAG GAATTCAATAAAAGAGTGTTAGAAGGTTTCCAAGTCAGCCCACTTTGGCATCAAGGTTTCATTCGTGATGATGGCAG GTCAAATTATGTGGATACTGTGAAGACTGCTCGTTGGGAGTACAGTACCCGCCCTATATATGGCTGGGGTAATGTTGGGTCCAAACAGAAGTCCACAGCAGGCTGGCTTGCAGCATTTCCCGTTTTTGAACCCCATTGGCAAATATGCATGGCAGGTGGACTGTCAACAG GTTGGATAGAGTGGGATGGTGAAAGGTTTGAATTTCAAAATGCCCCTTCGTATTCCGAAAAGAATTGGGGTGGAGCATTCCCAAGAAAATGGTTTTGG GTTCAGTGTAATGTATTTGAAGGTGCTACTGGAGAAGTTGCTCTCACTGCAGCTGGTGGGTTGAGGCAACTACCTGGACTTACAGAGAATTTTGAAAATGCTGCATTG GTTGGAGTTCACTATAATGGAATTTTCTATGAATTTGTGCCATGGAATGGCGTTGTTAACTGGGAAATTGCCCCTTGGGGTCACTGGTATGTGGCTGCGGAGAATCAGAGACACAAG GTTGAATTGGAGGCAACAACAGAGGACCCTGGTACTACACTGCGTGCTCCAACAGCAGAAGCTGGGCTTGCTCCAGCTTGTAAAGATTCTTGTTTTGGTGTCCTAAGATTACAACTTTGGGAAAAGAGATACGATGGCAGTAAGGGGAAG ATCATATTGGATGTTACAAGTAACATGGCGGCAGTTGAAGTTGGAGGGGGACCATGGTTCAACGCATGGAAGGGTGAGACCTCTATGCCGGAGCTCCTTAGTCAAGCTATTGGGGTTCCAGTTGATTTGGAGGGGATCTTCAATTATGTTCCATTCTTTAAACCCCCTGGTCTTTAG
- the LOC122318749 gene encoding 5'-methylthioadenosine/S-adenosylhomocysteine nucleosidase-like: MAALKIFRIMLFAFILLNAQETNGALSARTWRDIYQANRNGPYLGLVIPNLFEMNPLLQSSSFTSTNLTIDFDGRRFRFGTVGEKKVILVMTGLGMINAGITTQLLLSLFKIEGVVHYGIAGNANPSLNIGDVTIPQYWSHAGLWSWQRYGQGPEDELALESNGDYTRKYGYLKFANYTANVTHGSSYDNLLNNIWYQPEEVFPVDGTPEERQHAFWVAVDSHYFNISKKLEVLKLESCINSTTCLSETPKVTTVKRGTSASIYLDNAAYRSFIYNKFKVSPVDMESASVALICLQQKVPFIIIRALSDLAGGGSAQSNEASTFTSLAANNSVKVVVEFIKLL; encoded by the exons ATGGCAGCTTTGAAGATTTTTCGCATAATGCTTTTTGCTTTCATTCTGCTTAATGCACAAGAAACAAATGGTGCATTATCAGCAAGGACATGGAGAGATATTTATCAGGCTAACAGAAATGGACCTTATCTGGGGTTGGTGATTCCAAACCTATTTGAAATGAATCCTCTGCTTCAATCTTCAAGCTTCACGTCTACTAATTTAACAATAGATTTTGATg GCAGGAGATTTCGGTTTGGAACTGTTGGCGAAAAGAAAGTGATATTGGTCATGACAGGACTTGGCATG ATAAATGCAGGGATAACTACACAGCTTTTGTTGAGCCTTTTCAAGATAGAGGGAGTTGTGCATTACGGCATAGCTGGAAACGCGAACCCATCCCTCAATATCGGAGATGTCACCATTCCTCAGTATTGGTCGCATGCCGGTCTTTGGAGTTGGCAG AGGTACGGACAAGGGCCCGAAGATGAGCTAGCCCTGGAGTCAAATGGAGACTACACAAGGaaatatgggtacctaaaattTGCAAACTATACCGCAAATGTCACACATGGTAGCTCATACGACAACCTCTTGAACAATATTTGGTATCAACCCGAGGAAGTTTTCCCCGTTGATGGGACTCCTGAGGAGAGGCAGCATGCCTTTTGGGTCGCCGTTGATTCCCACTACTTCAATATATCCAAAAAGCTAGAG GTTCTGAAACTAGAAAGTTGCATTAACTCAACAACATGTTTGTCGGAGACACCGAAAGTAACGACAGTGAAAAGAGGAACAAGTGCCAGCATTTATCTGGACAATGCAGCATACCGGAGCTTCATATACAACAAATTCAAAGTAAGTCCGGTGGACATGGAAAGTGCGTCTGTGGCACTCATATGTCTTCAACAAAAGGTGCCTTTCATTATTATCAGGGCTCTCTCAGACTTGGCTGGTGGGGGCTCTGCCCAATCAAATGAGGCCAGCACTTTTACCTCTCTTGCCGCAAATAATTCAGTGAAGGTAGTTGTGGAATTTATCAAACTGTTATAA